Genomic segment of Candidatus Thorarchaeota archaeon:
ACATGAAGACCTCTCTCTTCCAGGGTGTGTTTTAGTCCCGCATCCAGCCTGTCAATCACGTAGTGCGACAGAAAGCCATAGTAGTCTGCAACGGCAGCGGGTGACACTGGCATTCCGAGCCCCTTCATGAACTTCTCAGTGGGTCCTTTCACCGCTCGCCCCCCAACTAGTGGACTGACACCAACAATTGGAACCGTGGACTTCTCAAGTGCTTGCCTCACCCCGCGAACAGAGAGGATGGGACCGATTGACGCGACCGGGTTGCTGGGGCAGACGACTATCACATCTGCGTCTTCTATCGCCCCAAGCACTGCTGGTGGGACGACTGCGGACTCAGAGCCCACATACTCGACACCGCAGACGTCGTCTTGGCATCCCCTCTTGACAAAGTACTCCTCGAAGTGGATCAGAGAGCCATCTGCTATCCTCACATGAGTCTGAACTGGGTCGTCGCTCATGGGGAGGATGCGAGTGCTCAGACCGAGCAGGTCGCAGAGCGTGGCAGTGACCCTTGTGAGTGATAGCTTCTCCCTCAGAAGCTGTGTCCTCAGAACGTGCGTCGCAAGGTCACGGTCTCCGATGTTGAACCACCGCTCTTGCCCATAAACACTGGAAGCCGTTTCAAGGAATGCGAATGTGTCGTCCCGAATACCCCAGCCCTTCACCTGATCTACCAGTCCCGCGAGCGTGTACATCACTATGTCAAGGTCGGGTGAGATGTGCAGACCAAAGAGCTCGATGTCATCGCCAGTGTTACCTATCACGGTGAGTTCGCCCGGTCGCAGTATAGAGTGCAGACCGAGGACGAGCTTCGCCCCGCCAACCCCACCACACAACGCTGTGACTCTCATCCCTGGCATCTCCTCACAAGAGCCATGTCGTTGAGTCATCACCGGGCAGTCGTGTCCTGGGCTGCGGCGTCTCATCTGGCCAACCCAACACTATGAATGCCTGTGGTTCGTAGTCGCTGGGAAGTCCCAGGACTTCACCGACAATCTGCGGCGCGAAGAGGGGGGCACACATCCAGCAGGCTCCCAGTCCCTCCGCATGAGCCGCAAGGAGCAGGTTCTCAACCGCCGCTGCAACGCTCTGTACAGCCATTGTGTGTTCCGCCTCTTGTCTTGTCGGGTCCGGGTACTTCCACATGTCTCGCATGGTCAGACACCCCACAATCAGAAGCGGGGCATCCAGAATCCGTCTTCGCGATGTGCTGACCCTGTCCTCAGCTTCCTCCGTGCTGAATCCGTCC
This window contains:
- a CDS encoding 2-phospho-L-lactate transferase, producing MPGMRVTALCGGVGGAKLVLGLHSILRPGELTVIGNTGDDIELFGLHISPDLDIVMYTLAGLVDQVKGWGIRDDTFAFLETASSVYGQERWFNIGDRDLATHVLRTQLLREKLSLTRVTATLCDLLGLSTRILPMSDDPVQTHVRIADGSLIHFEEYFVKRGCQDDVCGVEYVGSESAVVPPAVLGAIEDADVIVVCPSNPVASIGPILSVRGVRQALEKSTVPIVGVSPLVGGRAVKGPTEKFMKGLGMPVSPAAVADYYGFLSHYVIDRLDAGLKHTLEERGLHVTVTDTVMTTLESKKSLAETVILESLGRAAHL
- a CDS encoding nitroreductase family protein; translation: MRVLDGLFNRAAASVIVIRKYSCTGPCGAYYLNGTGPSPYYALLEGRRSIRRFKDEAVDTAVVERLLTAAGHAPSAHGAAPARFVVVGRNPLRQRLVDRMSECYRHDLVADGFSTEEAEDRVSTSRRRILDAPLLIVGCLTMRDMWKYPDPTRQEAEHTMAVQSVAAAVENLLLAAHAEGLGACWMCAPLFAPQIVGEVLGLPSDYEPQAFIVLGWPDETPQPRTRLPGDDSTTWLL